A part of Brassica rapa cultivar Chiifu-401-42 chromosome A05, CAAS_Brap_v3.01, whole genome shotgun sequence genomic DNA contains:
- the LOC117134187 gene encoding uncharacterized protein LOC117134187 has product MNQILLRTATEEEVRQALFMMHPEKAPGPDGMTALFFQHSWHIIKKDLVEMVNNFLVTGNLDPRLNITNICMIPKVERPTRMMELRPISLCNVGYKIISKVLCQRLKICLPRLISETQSAFVAGRLISDNILIAHEMFHGLRTNKSCQNKFMAIKTDMSKAYDRIEWRFIEALLNKMGFDPRWINLMVECISSVQYRVLLNGQPRGLIIPQRGLRQGDPLSPYLFIICTEALIVNIKKAERVKQLTGMKVARACPAISHLLFADDSLFFCKANREECQTIYRILKEYEAVSGQQINFQKSSIQFGHKIEESSRQELRDILGIQNLGGMRSYLGLPESLGGSKVQVFGFVQERLNKRVNGWTFRYFTKGGKEVIIKSVVTALPNHVMSVYRLPKATVKKLTSAVAQFWWSPGGSTKGMHWKSWDKLCLPKDNGGLGFKDLMDFNTAMLGKQLWRLIEKPNTIFSRVFKGRYYRNASPLEPIRSYSPSYGWRSMSSARSMVCKGLIKRVGTGSSISVWNDPWIPATRPRPANKNLHNSYPDLTVDFLINLESRTWNLEAIRALVDPHDAQIIESIPLSRNQMDDRNGWHFTNNGKYSVKSGYQVERVYPDKEKPPDFYGPTVDPLKAFCWEVRCPPKLKHFLWQLVSGCIAVMKNLRGRGIQGEICCARCGDPEESINHVFFECPPARQVWALSKIPSSPDFFPTCSFFGNMDHLFWRVTPKMDDHQFAWILWYIWKGRNNKVFSNLDIDPRETLRLAELESTLWAEAQVNTDQRRERQVQARPTLETTGRWCFIDGSWKENELFSGQGWYSTLPGFDGLLGARNVRACLPPLHSEMEALIWAMECMKNLRQFQVTFATDFSQLVKMVSEPEEWPAFETYLEDIKLLRRSFLNSDIIHVPRTENQRADSLARSARKQPSFIVHMDAELPIWFTESI; this is encoded by the coding sequence atgaATCAGATACTATTGAGAACAGCAACAGAGGAAGAGGTTCGTCAGGCTTTATTCATGATGCATCCAGAGAAAGCGCCAGGCCCGGATGGAATGACAGCCCTGTTTTTTCAGCACTCCTGGCATATTATTAAGAAGGACTTGGTTGAGATGGTGAATAATTTCTTGGTTACAGGCAACTTGGATCCACgattaaatattactaatatttgcATGATTCCAAAAGTAGAGAGACCTACAAGGATGATGGAACTACGGCCGATAAGTCTATGCAATGTAGGTTACAAGATTATATCGAAAGTTCTGTGTCAACGACTGAAAATTTGCCTCCCCCGATTAATTTCAGAGACGCAATCGGCTTTTGTGGCAGGAAGGTTAATAtcggataatattcttatagctCACGAAATGTTTCATGGTCTGAGAACAAATAAGTCatgtcaaaataaatttatggcCATTAAAACAGATATGAGCAAGGCGTATGATAGGATAGAGTGGCGTTTTATTGAGGCCCTTCTTAACAAAATGGGGTTTGATCCTCGCTGGATCAATCTAATGGTGGAATGTATTTCTTCGGTTCAATATAGGGTCCTCCTCAACGGCCAGCCGCGAGGCCTTATAATTCCCCAACGAGGTCTACGTCAAGGGGATCCTTTGTCTccgtatttatttattatatgtaCTGAGGCTTTAATTGTGAATATCAAAAAAGCGGAGAGGGTAAAACAATTAACCGGTATGAAGGTAGCAAGAGCTTGTCCAGCAATATCGCATTTATTATTTGCCGACGATAGCCTTTTCTTTTGCAAGGCAAACAGAGAAGAATGTCAAACTATTTACAGGATTTTAAAAGAGTACGAGGCTGTTTCCGGgcaacaaataaattttcagAAATCTTCAATTCAATTTGGTCATAAGATTGAAGAGTCCAGTCGACAAGAGTTGAGGGATATTTTGGGTATTCAGAATTTAGGAGGAATGAGATCTTATCTAGGGTTACCCGAAAGCCTTGGGGGATCTAAAGTCCAAGTGTTCGGATTTGTTCAAGAACGTTTGAATAAGAGGGTAAATGGATGGACTTTTAGATATTTTACTAAAGGTGGGAAGGAGGTGATTATTAAGTCGGTGGTTACGGCTCTGCCAAATCATGTCATGTCTGTTTATCGATTACCAAAAGCTACTGTTAAAAAATTAACGAGTGCAGTAGCtcaattttggtggagtccaggaggGAGTACAAAAggcatgcattggaaatcatgggataagtTATGCCTCCCTAAAGACAATGGTGGATTAGGTTTTAAGGATCTTATGGATTTTAACACGGCGATGCTTGGAAAGCAACTGTGGAGGCTGATTGAGAAACCAAACACTATTTTCTCTAGAGTCTTTAAAGGACGGTACtataggaatgcttcaccccttgAACCGATCCGATCTTACtccccgtcatatggctggagaaGTATGAGCTCTGCTAGATCTatggtttgtaaaggactaattaaaagggtgggaacaggtTCATCTATttctgtatggaatgatccttggatcccagccactcgcccgagaccagcaaacaaaaatctTCACAACAGTTACCCGGATCTTACAGTGGATTTCCTCATTAATTTGGAATCCCGAACTTGGAATCTTGAGGCAATCAGGGCTTTGGTGGATCCTCATGATGCACAAATTATAGAAAGTATTCCATTAAGTAGAAATCAGATGGATGAtaggaatggatggcatttcactaATAATGGGAAATATTCGGTCAAATCAGGGTATCAGGTGGAACGGGTATATCCTGATAAGGAAAAACCACCAGATTTTTATGGACCCACAGTGGATCCGTTAAAAGCTTTTTGCTGGGAAGTGCGGTGCCCACCGAAGTTGAAGCACTTTTTATGGCAACTCGTTTCAGGTTGTATAGCGGTAATGAAGAATCTACGGGGGAGAGGAATACAAGGAGAAATTTGTTGTGCTCGATGTGGAGACCCGGAGGAATCAATtaatcatgtgttttttgaatgtcctccagcacgtCAAGTGTGGGCACTATCTAAAATACCATCGAGTCCAGATTTTTTTCCAACTTGTTCGTTTTTTGGtaacatggatcatctctttTGGCGAGTTACTCCAAAGATGGATGACCACCAatttgcatggatattatggtatatatggaaaggtcGGAACAATAAAGTGTttagtaatctggatattgatccAAGGGAAACACTTAGATTAGCCGAACTGGAATCGACACTTTGGGCTGAAGCACAAGTTAACACTGATCAAAGAAGGGAGAGGCAAGTACAGGCCCGACCTACATTAGAAACTACAGGACGCTGGTGTTTTATAGATGGTTCGTGGAAAGAGAATGAACTTTTTTCGGGACAAGGATGGTATAGTACCTTACCaggttttgatggtttattaGGAGCAAGGAATGTCAGGGCGTGTCTGCCACCTCTTCATTCTGAGATGGAGGCgttgatttgggcaatggaatgtatgaagaatctaagacagtttcaggttacgtttgcaacggatttttctcaattggtgaagatggtttcggaaccagaagaatggccagcatttgaaacctatctggaagatatcaagctttTACGAAGAAGCTTCCTCAACTCAGACATCATCCATGTTCCCCGAACGGAGAACCAAAGGGCGGATAGCTTGGCACGTAGTGCTAGAAAACAACCGTCTTTCATCGTTCATATGGATGCGGAGTTgccgatttggtttacagagtcaatatga
- the LOC103847838 gene encoding LOW QUALITY PROTEIN: nitrile-specifier protein 1 (The sequence of the model RefSeq protein was modified relative to this genomic sequence to represent the inferred CDS: substituted 1 base at 1 genomic stop codon) produces the protein MILFVYDLPILVTTGCNIRKIDQAQAKEMAQKLDAKGGKQGNAWDDGVHENVRKVYLGKGPDCIAFVKFEYVDGTNVVIGDEHGEKTQEVEEFVVDVDDYIVYVEAFRETATQETIVDLKFETCKGKTNKHFTTSPGVKFVLQGGKIVGFHGRSTNVLHALGAYVSDPISTFQLHGKWTKVEQKGKAPGLRCSHAIAQVGNKIYSFGGEFTPNVPIDKDLYVFDLKTGKXSIAPATGDIPHLSCLGVRMVSVGTNLYVFGGRDAVRKYNAFYSYDTTKNVWKLLTPLEEGPTPRSFHSMAADDKNVYVFGGVSSTTRVKTLDVYNIADKKWKPCATPGEAFSIRGGSGLEVVNGKVWVVYGFNNYEIDDIYCYNPIGDKWTQVETTGEQPSGRSVFASAVVGKYIVIFGGEVDMDPEAHVGPGQLMDGTFALDTETLKWERLDKLGEEKEVEGTTSGSSGLSIHIGIPILIDVDVSIGNPFGGHKDKKKEEKQVTPEIRGWTASTSATINGKKGLLMHGGKAQTNDRFDDLYFYEFQ, from the exons ATGATTCTTTTTGTATATGACTTACCTATATTGGTAACTACAGGTTGTAATATTCGCAAGATTGATCAAGCGCAAGCAAAAGAGATGGCCCAAAAGCTGGACGCAAAGGGTGGTAAGCAAGGAAATGCATGGGATGATGGCGTTCACGAAAATGTTAGAAAAGTATATTTAGGGAAAGGCCCGGATTGTATAGCCTTCGTCAAGTTTGAGTATGTTGATGGTACTAACGTGGTTATTGGAGATGAACATGGAGAAAAAACACAAGAAGTTGAGGAG ttTGTGGTTGATGTCGACGACTACATCGTTTACGTAGAAGCTTTCCGTGAGACAGCAACTCAAGAGACCATTGTGGATCTCAAGTTCGAGACTTGCAAAGGCAAAACCAATAAGCACTTCACGACGAGTCCGGGGGTAAAGTTTGTTCTACAAGGTGGCAAAATCGTTGGGTTTCACGGGCGTTCGACCAATGTTCTACACGCCCTTGGAGCCTATGTTTCTGACCCAATATCCACTTTTCAATTGCATGGAAAGTGGACAAAG GTGGAGCAAAAAGGAAAGGCCCCAGGGCTAAGATGCTCACATGCCATAGCACAAGTAGGAAACAAGATTTACTCCTTTGGTGGCGAGTTCACACCAAATGTGCCTATTGACAAAGACCTTTACGTCTTTGACCTCAAGACCGGGAAATAGTCCATTGCTCCAGCCACGGGAGACATTCCACACCTCTCCTGCTTAGGCGTCCGAATGGTGTCAGTTGGAACAAACCTTTATGTCTTTGGTGGCCGAGACGCGGTCCGCAAATACAACGCTTTCTACTCTTATGACACGACCAAAAACGTGTGGAAACTGCTAACTCCTTTGGAAGAAGGACCCACTCCTCGTAGCTTCCACTCTATGGCAGCCGATGATAAAAACGTTTATGTTTTCGGTGGAGTGAGTTCTACGACGCGGGTCAAGACCCTGGACGTTTACAACATCGCTGATAAGAAGTGGAAGCCGTGTGCGACCCCAGGAGAAGCTTTTAGCATAAGAGGAGGATCCGGACTCGAAGTGGTGAATGGGAAGGTTTGGGTGGTGTACGGATTCAACAACTACGAAATTGATGATATTTATTGCTACAATCCTATTGGGGACAAGTGGACACAAGTGGAAACAACCGGTGAGCAGCCTTCAGGGAGGAGTGTGTTCGCTAGTGCAGTTGTTGGAAAATACATTGTGATTTTTGGAGGTGAGGTTGATATGGACCCAGAAGCTCACGTGGGTCCGGGACAATTGATGGATGGGACTTTTGCGTTGGATACAGAGACGTTGAAATGGGAGAGGTTGGATAAGCTAGGTGAAGAGAAGGAGGTGGAGGGGACAACGAGTGGGTCATCGGGACTATCAATACATATTGGGATCCCAATCCTAATAGATGTAGATGTTTCGATCGGAAACCCTTTTGGGGGCCACAAggataaaaagaaagaagagaagcaGGTGACTCCAGAGATCAGGGGATGGACAGCTTCCACGAGTGCGACAATTAATGGTAAGAAAGGGCTCCTGATGCATGGTGGCAAAGCTCAGACCAATGACCGTTTTGATGATCTCTACTTTTACGAATTTCAATAA
- the LOC103869761 gene encoding nitrile-specifier protein 1 produces the protein MNFPWVDKYPCNFPIWITAPIIKLFSGCNIRKKAQAKEMVLKLEAKGGKKGNVWDDGVHENVRKVYVGQGQDCISFVKFEYVDGSEVVAGDEHGEQTQQVEEFEVDEDDYIVYVEAFRETVTQETIVALKFETFKGKTNMHIETSPGVKFVLQGGKIVGFHGRSTDVLHSLGAYVSFSSTLDSLGNWLKVEQKGKAPGLRCSHAIAQVGNKIYSFGGEFTPNVPIDKDLYVFDLKTGKWSIAPATGDIPHLSCLGVRMVSVGTNLYVFGGRDADRKYNGFYSYDTTKNVWKLLTPVEEGPTPRSFHSMAADEKSVYVFGGVSATERLKTLDAYNIVDQKWKQCATPGESFSIRGGAGLEVVQGKVWVVYGFNGCEIDDVHYYDPVEDKWTQVETFGEKPSARSVFASAVVGKHIVIFGGEVAMDPQAHVGPGQLMDGTFALNTVTLKWERLDKLGEEKEVEGTTSGSSGLSIHIGIPILIDVDVSIGNPFGGHKDKKKEEKQVTPEIRGWTASTSATINGKKGLLMHGGKAQTNDRFEDLFFYEFNSA, from the exons ATGAACTTCCCATGGGTCGATAAATACCCATGCAATTTCCCAATATGGATCACTGCaccaataattaaattattctcAG GTTGTAATATTCGTAAGAAAGCACAAGCAAAAGAGATGGTTCTAAAGCTGGAAGCAAAGGGTGGTAAGAAAGGAAATGTATGGGATGATGGCGTTCACGAAAATGTTAGAAAAGTATATGTAGGGCAAGGCCAGGATTGTATATCCTTCGTCAAGTTTGAGTATGTCGATGGTTCTGAAGTGGTTGCTGGAGATGAACATGGAGAGCAAACACAACAAGTTGAAGAG TTTGAGGTTGATGAAGATGACTACATCGTTTACGTAGAAGCTTTCCGTGAGACAGTAACTCAAGAAACCATCGTGGCTCTTAAGTTCGAGACTTTCAAAGGCAAAACCAATATGCATATCGAGACGAGTCCGGGGGTAAAGTTTGTTCTCCAAGGTGGCAAAATCGTTGGGTTTCACGGGCGTTCGACCGATGTTCTACACTCCCTAGGAGCCTATGTTTCTTTCTCATCCACTCTTGATTCGCTTGGAAACTGGTTAAAG gtgGAGCAAAAAGGAAAGGCCCCAGGGCTAAGATGCTCACATGCCATAGCACAAGTAGGAAACAAGATTTACTCCTTTGGTGGCGAGTTCACACCAAATGTGCCTATTGACAAAGACCTTTACGTCTTTGACCTCAAGACCGGGAAATGGTCCATTGCTCCAGCCACGGGAGACATTCCACACCTCTCCTGTTTAGGCGTCAGAATGGTGTCAGTTGGAACAAACCTCTATGTCTTTGGTGGCCGAGACGCGGACCGCAAATACAACGGTTTCTACTCTTATGACACGACCAAAAACGTGTGGAAACTGCTAACTCCGGTCGAAGAAGGACCCACTCCTCGTAGCTTCCACTCAATGGCAGCCGATGAGAAAAGCGTTTATGTTTTCGGTGGAGTTAGTGCTACGGAGCGTCTCAAGACCCTTGACGCCTACAATATCGTTGATCAGAAGTGGAAGCAGTGTGCGACCCCAGGAGAATCATTTAGCATAAGAGGAGGAGCCGGCCTCGAAGTAGTGCAAGGGAAGGTTTGGGTGGTTTATGGATTCAACGGATGTGAAATTGATGATGTTCATTACTACGATCCCGTCGAAGACAAGTGGACACAAGTGGAAACATTTGGTGAGAAGCCTTCTGCGAGGAGCGTTTTCGCTAGTGCGGTTGTTGGGAAACACATTGTGATATTTGGAGGTGAGGTAGCGATGGATCCACAAGCTCATGTGGGTCCGGGACAATTGATGGATGGGACTTTTGCGTTGAATACAGTGACGTTGAAGTGGGAGAGGTTGGATAAGTTAGGTGAAGAGAAGGAGGTGGAGGGGACAACGAGTGGGTCATCAGGACTATCAATACATATTGGGATCCCAATCCTAATAGATGTAGATGTTTCGATCGGAAACCCTTTTGGAGGCCACAAggataaaaagaaagaagagaagcaGGTGACTCCAGAGATCAGGGGATGGACAGCTTCCACGAGTGCGACAATTAATGGTAAGAAAGGGCTCCTGATGCATGGTGGCAAAGCCCAGACCAATGACCGTTTCGAAGATCTCTTCTTTTACGAGTTTAACTCTGCTTAA